From a single Ornithorhynchus anatinus isolate Pmale09 chromosome 15, mOrnAna1.pri.v4, whole genome shotgun sequence genomic region:
- the LOC100081531 gene encoding CMRF35-like molecule 9 isoform X1: MGSTGTVRLLFWTSILFPGVQALSGPEEAEGPEGGSLTLRCVYKDGMQSAPKYWCRAGGLFLTRCSQSVKTSGSEVEATNGPMSIRDSHRDRAFTVTMKELTTQDAGHYLCGVERFGFDDTLRVTVTVSSAFPPSQPGDPAPSQGRTHHATPAHRGTKTEFTAPTRDHPTAHSTASRGVTSKEEPRVPLGSSDPEPSRPPTLHPLLGRTPSRTPKLTNSGRGLTLAVRPVTPVLISGSLRVDSLSAPRSQGPTLRILAPCFVGLFLLAGVAVTVLVTLAQNRKKASLGAKAAEPSGNPWSRFTHSTPPGGVGAELTVTSHSEVPGPVSTVAGAESPGICYTEIRHWSRTDSLPDPTAAGVSGSSTLP; encoded by the exons ATGGGGAGCACCGGGACAGTGAGGCTCCTCTTTTGGACCTCCATCCTTTTCCCAG GCGTCCAGGCCTTGTCCGGCCCCGAGGAGGCCGAGGGTCCGGAAGGGGGGTCCCTGACCCTGCGCTGCGTGTACAAAGACGGGATGCAGAGCGCCCCTAAATACTGGTGCCGGGCGGGCGGGCTCTTCCTGACCCGCTGCTCCCAGTCGGTGAAGACCTCGGGGTCGGAGGTGGAGGCGACCAACGGCCCGATGTCCATCAGAGACAGCCACCGAGACCGCGCCTTCACCGTCACCATGAAGGAGCTCACCACGCAGGACGCCGGCCATTATCTCTGCGGGGTGGAAAGGTTTGGATTCGATGACACGCTGCGTGTAACCGTGACAGTTTCTTCAG cctttcccccctcccaacccggaGACCCCGCTCCCAGCCAGGGCAGGACGCATCACGCCACGCCCGCCCACAGAGGGACCAAAACCGAGTTCACCGCGCCCACCCGAGACCACCCAACTGCACACTCTACCGCGTCCCGGGGGGTCACTTCAAAGGAAGAACCCCGAGTTCCTCTCGGATCCAGCGACCCCGAACCCAG TCGCCCCCCGACTCTGCATCCTCTCCTTGGGCGGACACCATCCCGGACGCCGAAATTGACCAATTCCGGCCGAGGCCTGACTCTGGCCGTTCGCCCCGTGACACCGGTGCTGATCAGCGGGTCCCTCCGGGTGgattctctctctgctcccaggTCTCAGGGCCCAACCCTCCGAATCCTGGCCCCCTGCTTCGTGGGGCTTTTTCTGCTGGCGGGTGTGGCGGTGACTGTGCTGGTCACCCTCGCCCAGAACCGGAAGAAAG CCAGCCTAGGAGCGAAGGCCGCCGAGCCTTCAGGTAACCCGTGGAGTCGCTTCACGCATTCC ACCCCGCCGGGCGGCGTGGGGGCCGAGCTCACCGTGACCAGCCACTCCGAGGTCCCCGGACCGGTCAGTACCGTGGCCGGTGCCGAGAGCCCCGGTATCTGCTACACCGAGATCCGGCACTGGAGCCGGACGGACAGCCTGCCAGACCCCACGGCCGCCGGAGTGTCCGGCTCCTCCACCCTGCCGTAA
- the LOC100081531 gene encoding CMRF35-like molecule 9 isoform X2 has protein sequence MGSTGTVRLLFWTSILFPGVQALSGPEEAEGPEGGSLTLRCVYKDGMQSAPKYWCRAGGLFLTRCSQSVKTSGSEVEATNGPMSIRDSHRDRAFTVTMKELTTQDAGHYLCGVERFGFDDTLRVTVTVSSAFPPSQPGDPAPSQGRTHHATPAHRGTKTEFTAPTRDHPTAHSTASRGVTSKEEPRVPLGSSDPEPSGSLRVDSLSAPRSQGPTLRILAPCFVGLFLLAGVAVTVLVTLAQNRKKASLGAKAAEPSGNPWSRFTHSTPPGGVGAELTVTSHSEVPGPVSTVAGAESPGICYTEIRHWSRTDSLPDPTAAGVSGSSTLP, from the exons ATGGGGAGCACCGGGACAGTGAGGCTCCTCTTTTGGACCTCCATCCTTTTCCCAG GCGTCCAGGCCTTGTCCGGCCCCGAGGAGGCCGAGGGTCCGGAAGGGGGGTCCCTGACCCTGCGCTGCGTGTACAAAGACGGGATGCAGAGCGCCCCTAAATACTGGTGCCGGGCGGGCGGGCTCTTCCTGACCCGCTGCTCCCAGTCGGTGAAGACCTCGGGGTCGGAGGTGGAGGCGACCAACGGCCCGATGTCCATCAGAGACAGCCACCGAGACCGCGCCTTCACCGTCACCATGAAGGAGCTCACCACGCAGGACGCCGGCCATTATCTCTGCGGGGTGGAAAGGTTTGGATTCGATGACACGCTGCGTGTAACCGTGACAGTTTCTTCAG cctttcccccctcccaacccggaGACCCCGCTCCCAGCCAGGGCAGGACGCATCACGCCACGCCCGCCCACAGAGGGACCAAAACCGAGTTCACCGCGCCCACCCGAGACCACCCAACTGCACACTCTACCGCGTCCCGGGGGGTCACTTCAAAGGAAGAACCCCGAGTTCCTCTCGGATCCAGCGACCCCGAACCCAG CGGGTCCCTCCGGGTGgattctctctctgctcccaggTCTCAGGGCCCAACCCTCCGAATCCTGGCCCCCTGCTTCGTGGGGCTTTTTCTGCTGGCGGGTGTGGCGGTGACTGTGCTGGTCACCCTCGCCCAGAACCGGAAGAAAG CCAGCCTAGGAGCGAAGGCCGCCGAGCCTTCAGGTAACCCGTGGAGTCGCTTCACGCATTCC ACCCCGCCGGGCGGCGTGGGGGCCGAGCTCACCGTGACCAGCCACTCCGAGGTCCCCGGACCGGTCAGTACCGTGGCCGGTGCCGAGAGCCCCGGTATCTGCTACACCGAGATCCGGCACTGGAGCCGGACGGACAGCCTGCCAGACCCCACGGCCGCCGGAGTGTCCGGCTCCTCCACCCTGCCGTAA
- the LOC100081531 gene encoding CMRF35-like molecule 9 isoform X4, producing MGSTGTVRLLFWTSILFPGVQALSGPEEAEGPEGGSLTLRCVYKDGMQSAPKYWCRAGGLFLTRCSQSVKTSGSEVEATNGPMSIRDSHRDRAFTVTMKELTTQDAGHYLCGVERFGFDDTLRVTVTVSSAFPPSQPGDPAPSQGRTHHATPAHRGTKTEFTAPTRDHPTAHSTASRGVTSKEEPRVPLGSSDPEPRSQGPTLRILAPCFVGLFLLAGVAVTVLVTLAQNRKKASLGAKAAEPSGNPWSRFTHSTPPGGVGAELTVTSHSEVPGPVSTVAGAESPGICYTEIRHWSRTDSLPDPTAAGVSGSSTLP from the exons ATGGGGAGCACCGGGACAGTGAGGCTCCTCTTTTGGACCTCCATCCTTTTCCCAG GCGTCCAGGCCTTGTCCGGCCCCGAGGAGGCCGAGGGTCCGGAAGGGGGGTCCCTGACCCTGCGCTGCGTGTACAAAGACGGGATGCAGAGCGCCCCTAAATACTGGTGCCGGGCGGGCGGGCTCTTCCTGACCCGCTGCTCCCAGTCGGTGAAGACCTCGGGGTCGGAGGTGGAGGCGACCAACGGCCCGATGTCCATCAGAGACAGCCACCGAGACCGCGCCTTCACCGTCACCATGAAGGAGCTCACCACGCAGGACGCCGGCCATTATCTCTGCGGGGTGGAAAGGTTTGGATTCGATGACACGCTGCGTGTAACCGTGACAGTTTCTTCAG cctttcccccctcccaacccggaGACCCCGCTCCCAGCCAGGGCAGGACGCATCACGCCACGCCCGCCCACAGAGGGACCAAAACCGAGTTCACCGCGCCCACCCGAGACCACCCAACTGCACACTCTACCGCGTCCCGGGGGGTCACTTCAAAGGAAGAACCCCGAGTTCCTCTCGGATCCAGCGACCCCGAACCCAG gTCTCAGGGCCCAACCCTCCGAATCCTGGCCCCCTGCTTCGTGGGGCTTTTTCTGCTGGCGGGTGTGGCGGTGACTGTGCTGGTCACCCTCGCCCAGAACCGGAAGAAAG CCAGCCTAGGAGCGAAGGCCGCCGAGCCTTCAGGTAACCCGTGGAGTCGCTTCACGCATTCC ACCCCGCCGGGCGGCGTGGGGGCCGAGCTCACCGTGACCAGCCACTCCGAGGTCCCCGGACCGGTCAGTACCGTGGCCGGTGCCGAGAGCCCCGGTATCTGCTACACCGAGATCCGGCACTGGAGCCGGACGGACAGCCTGCCAGACCCCACGGCCGCCGGAGTGTCCGGCTCCTCCACCCTGCCGTAA
- the LOC100081531 gene encoding CMRF35-like molecule 9 isoform X3, with product MGSTGTVRLLFWTSILFPGVQALSGPEEAEGPEGGSLTLRCVYKDGMQSAPKYWCRAGGLFLTRCSQSVKTSGSEVEATNGPMSIRDSHRDRAFTVTMKELTTQDAGHYLCGVERFGFDDTLRVTVTVSSAFPPSQPGDPAPSQGRTHHATPAHRGTKTEFTAPTRDHPTAHSTASRGVTSKEEPRVPLGSSDPEPSRPPTLHPLLGRTPSRTPKLTNSGRGLTLAVRPVTPVLISGSLRVDSLSAPRSQGPTLRILAPCFVGLFLLAGVAVTVLVTLAQNRKKASLGAKAAEPSGNPWSRFTHSKRKKGAAPRQLAGGSEALGSS from the exons ATGGGGAGCACCGGGACAGTGAGGCTCCTCTTTTGGACCTCCATCCTTTTCCCAG GCGTCCAGGCCTTGTCCGGCCCCGAGGAGGCCGAGGGTCCGGAAGGGGGGTCCCTGACCCTGCGCTGCGTGTACAAAGACGGGATGCAGAGCGCCCCTAAATACTGGTGCCGGGCGGGCGGGCTCTTCCTGACCCGCTGCTCCCAGTCGGTGAAGACCTCGGGGTCGGAGGTGGAGGCGACCAACGGCCCGATGTCCATCAGAGACAGCCACCGAGACCGCGCCTTCACCGTCACCATGAAGGAGCTCACCACGCAGGACGCCGGCCATTATCTCTGCGGGGTGGAAAGGTTTGGATTCGATGACACGCTGCGTGTAACCGTGACAGTTTCTTCAG cctttcccccctcccaacccggaGACCCCGCTCCCAGCCAGGGCAGGACGCATCACGCCACGCCCGCCCACAGAGGGACCAAAACCGAGTTCACCGCGCCCACCCGAGACCACCCAACTGCACACTCTACCGCGTCCCGGGGGGTCACTTCAAAGGAAGAACCCCGAGTTCCTCTCGGATCCAGCGACCCCGAACCCAG TCGCCCCCCGACTCTGCATCCTCTCCTTGGGCGGACACCATCCCGGACGCCGAAATTGACCAATTCCGGCCGAGGCCTGACTCTGGCCGTTCGCCCCGTGACACCGGTGCTGATCAGCGGGTCCCTCCGGGTGgattctctctctgctcccaggTCTCAGGGCCCAACCCTCCGAATCCTGGCCCCCTGCTTCGTGGGGCTTTTTCTGCTGGCGGGTGTGGCGGTGACTGTGCTGGTCACCCTCGCCCAGAACCGGAAGAAAG CCAGCCTAGGAGCGAAGGCCGCCGAGCCTTCAGGTAACCCGTGGAGTCGCTTCACGCATTCC aagaggaaaaagggtgcGGCCCCGCGACAGCTGGCGGGCGGCTCGGAGGCGCTAGGAAGCAGCTGA
- the LOC100081531 gene encoding CMRF35-like molecule 9 isoform X5 — MGSTGTVRLLFWTSILFPGVQALSGPEEAEGPEGGSLTLRCVYKDGMQSAPKYWCRAGGLFLTRCSQSVKTSGSEVEATNGPMSIRDSHRDRAFTVTMKELTTQDAGHYLCGVERFGFDDTLRVTVTVSSAFPPSQPGDPAPSQGRTHHATPAHRGTKTEFTAPTRDHPTAHSTASRGVTSKEEPRVPLGSSDPEPRPDSGRSPRDTGADQRVPPGGFSLCSQVSGPNPPNPGPLLRGAFSAGGCGGDCAGHPRPEPEESQPRSEGRRAFR; from the exons ATGGGGAGCACCGGGACAGTGAGGCTCCTCTTTTGGACCTCCATCCTTTTCCCAG GCGTCCAGGCCTTGTCCGGCCCCGAGGAGGCCGAGGGTCCGGAAGGGGGGTCCCTGACCCTGCGCTGCGTGTACAAAGACGGGATGCAGAGCGCCCCTAAATACTGGTGCCGGGCGGGCGGGCTCTTCCTGACCCGCTGCTCCCAGTCGGTGAAGACCTCGGGGTCGGAGGTGGAGGCGACCAACGGCCCGATGTCCATCAGAGACAGCCACCGAGACCGCGCCTTCACCGTCACCATGAAGGAGCTCACCACGCAGGACGCCGGCCATTATCTCTGCGGGGTGGAAAGGTTTGGATTCGATGACACGCTGCGTGTAACCGTGACAGTTTCTTCAG cctttcccccctcccaacccggaGACCCCGCTCCCAGCCAGGGCAGGACGCATCACGCCACGCCCGCCCACAGAGGGACCAAAACCGAGTTCACCGCGCCCACCCGAGACCACCCAACTGCACACTCTACCGCGTCCCGGGGGGTCACTTCAAAGGAAGAACCCCGAGTTCCTCTCGGATCCAGCGACCCCGAACCCAG GCCTGACTCTGGCCGTTCGCCCCGTGACACCGGTGCTGATCAGCGGGTCCCTCCGGGTGgattctctctctgctcccaggTCTCAGGGCCCAACCCTCCGAATCCTGGCCCCCTGCTTCGTGGGGCTTTTTCTGCTGGCGGGTGTGGCGGTGACTGTGCTGGTCACCCTCGCCCAGAACCGGAAGAAAG CCAGCCTAGGAGCGAAGGCCGCCGAGCCTTCAGGTAA
- the NECAB3 gene encoding N-terminal EF-hand calcium-binding protein 3 isoform X2 yields the protein MSCAQLLTMCLLSAQPPARLVSPPPPPPPPPPAGLTLFQDIFRRADKDDDGKLSFAEFQNYFADGILSSEELRELFSGVGQQSPDLETEKLCDYFSRHLGEFRSVLSALEALNTAVLTAMDATKLEYEWAPKVNQFVTRFLLRETASQLQSLHLSLECASDCVESQAGRGRTDVGTPVAPSSPRPGRRSGRRAQKTARPDPTAPSSETSLAVASVDGGCQWTSQILRLQRLIDQLEWKSRRLELPKGEAVCKEANLLILVVQRRISVAPAGLKQFHQALRCYTDVTAAQSRCLRVSTQRLADESSFLLYEFWQDASSWSSHSRTSCSKAFQRVLVDLLRTPEILTTMLFPASWWIMNN from the exons ATGTCATGTGCCCAGCTGCTGACCATGTGCCTGCTCAGTGCCCAGCCTCCTGCCCGCctcgtctcccctcctcctcctcctccgcctcctccgcccgcAGGCCTCACCCTCTTCCAGGAC ATTTTCCGCCGGGCAGACAAGGACG ATGATGGGAAGCTGTCCTTCGCCGAGTTCCAGAACTATTTCGCGGATGGGATTCTCAGCTCCGAGGAGCTGCGGGAGCTGTTCAGCGGAGTCGGCCAGCAGAGCCCAGA TCTGGAAACAGAGAAGCTCTGTG atTATTTCTCTCGGCACCTGGGGGAGTTCAGATCCGTCCTCTCGGCCCTGGAGGCGTTGAACACGGCGGTCCTCACCGCCATGGACGCCACCAAACTG GAGTACGAGTGGGCTCCCAAGGTGAACCAGTTCGTGACCCGGTTCTTGCTGCGGGAGACGGCGAGCCAGCTTCAGTCCTTGCACCTGTCTCTGGAGTGCGCCTCCGATTGCGTGGAGAGCCAGGCTGGCCGCGGGAG GACGGACGTGGGGACACCGGTGGCCCCGAGCAGCCCGAGGCCCGGCAGGAGGAGTGGGCGCCGAGCCCAGAAGACCGCCCGCCCGGACCCCACGGCCCCTTCTTCCGAGACCTCGCTGGCAG TGGCCTCGGTGGACGGCGGATGCCAGTGGACATCTCAGATCCTCCGTCTGCAGCGGCTGATCGACCAGCTGGAGTGGAAG AGCCGGAGGTTGGAGCTGCCGAAAGGGGAAGCTGTTTGCAAAGAGGCAAATCTG ctcatccTGGTCGTCCAGAGGAGGATCTCGGTGGCCCCAGCGGGTTTGAAGCAGTTTCATCAGGCCCTGCGTTGCTACACCGACGTCACCGCGGCCCAGAGCCGCTGCCTGCG AGTGTCAACCCAGAGGCTGGCGGATGAGTCCAGCTTCCTCCTCTACGAGTTCTGGCAGGACGCATcctcctggagcag TCACTCGCGGACCAGCTGCAGCAAGGCGTTCCAGAGGGTCCTCGTTGACCTCCTGCGGACTCCGGAGATCCTGACCACCATGCTCTTCCCAG CCTCCTGGTGGATCATGAACAACTGA
- the NECAB3 gene encoding N-terminal EF-hand calcium-binding protein 3 isoform X1, with product MSCAQLLTMCLLSAQPPARLVSPPPPPPPPPPAGLTLFQDIFRRADKDDDGKLSFAEFQNYFADGILSSEELRELFSGVGQQSPDSLETEKLCDYFSRHLGEFRSVLSALEALNTAVLTAMDATKLEYEWAPKVNQFVTRFLLRETASQLQSLHLSLECASDCVESQAGRGRTDVGTPVAPSSPRPGRRSGRRAQKTARPDPTAPSSETSLAVASVDGGCQWTSQILRLQRLIDQLEWKSRRLELPKGEAVCKEANLLILVVQRRISVAPAGLKQFHQALRCYTDVTAAQSRCLRVSTQRLADESSFLLYEFWQDASSWSSHSRTSCSKAFQRVLVDLLRTPEILTTMLFPASWWIMNN from the exons ATGTCATGTGCCCAGCTGCTGACCATGTGCCTGCTCAGTGCCCAGCCTCCTGCCCGCctcgtctcccctcctcctcctcctccgcctcctccgcccgcAGGCCTCACCCTCTTCCAGGAC ATTTTCCGCCGGGCAGACAAGGACG ATGATGGGAAGCTGTCCTTCGCCGAGTTCCAGAACTATTTCGCGGATGGGATTCTCAGCTCCGAGGAGCTGCGGGAGCTGTTCAGCGGAGTCGGCCAGCAGAGCCCAGA caGTCTGGAAACAGAGAAGCTCTGTG atTATTTCTCTCGGCACCTGGGGGAGTTCAGATCCGTCCTCTCGGCCCTGGAGGCGTTGAACACGGCGGTCCTCACCGCCATGGACGCCACCAAACTG GAGTACGAGTGGGCTCCCAAGGTGAACCAGTTCGTGACCCGGTTCTTGCTGCGGGAGACGGCGAGCCAGCTTCAGTCCTTGCACCTGTCTCTGGAGTGCGCCTCCGATTGCGTGGAGAGCCAGGCTGGCCGCGGGAG GACGGACGTGGGGACACCGGTGGCCCCGAGCAGCCCGAGGCCCGGCAGGAGGAGTGGGCGCCGAGCCCAGAAGACCGCCCGCCCGGACCCCACGGCCCCTTCTTCCGAGACCTCGCTGGCAG TGGCCTCGGTGGACGGCGGATGCCAGTGGACATCTCAGATCCTCCGTCTGCAGCGGCTGATCGACCAGCTGGAGTGGAAG AGCCGGAGGTTGGAGCTGCCGAAAGGGGAAGCTGTTTGCAAAGAGGCAAATCTG ctcatccTGGTCGTCCAGAGGAGGATCTCGGTGGCCCCAGCGGGTTTGAAGCAGTTTCATCAGGCCCTGCGTTGCTACACCGACGTCACCGCGGCCCAGAGCCGCTGCCTGCG AGTGTCAACCCAGAGGCTGGCGGATGAGTCCAGCTTCCTCCTCTACGAGTTCTGGCAGGACGCATcctcctggagcag TCACTCGCGGACCAGCTGCAGCAAGGCGTTCCAGAGGGTCCTCGTTGACCTCCTGCGGACTCCGGAGATCCTGACCACCATGCTCTTCCCAG CCTCCTGGTGGATCATGAACAACTGA